The proteins below are encoded in one region of Leishmania major strain Friedlin complete genome, chromosome 7:
- a CDS encoding cytochrome b5-like protein: protein MAVVADSRAERLPCADVAKHNTKANHWIVMHNLVLDVPRHMLLHPSGKRILFDYADEDSVKGF from the coding sequence ATGGCCGTCGTTGCCGATTCGAGGGCGGAGCGCTTGCCATGCGCCGATGTGGCGAAGCACAACACGAAGGCGAACCACTGGATTGTGATGCACAACCTCGTGCTGGATGTACCGAGGCACATGCTGCTTCACCCCAGCGGCAAGCGCATCCTCTTTGACTACGCCGACGAGGACTCGGTGAAGGGATTCTAG